TGCTTCTCAGGGGCTGCGATCTTCTTGCTGGTCACCCTGATCACGGCCGCCAGCTATCTCGTGCGCAAGCGCCAGATCGAGCGGCGCGCGCGAGAGACCGCAAAGTCGGCGGCGCAAACCATGCTGGCGGATCCGATGGTGGTTGCGGCCGGGCTGCAGCTCGTCCGCAGCATCGGCGTAAAGCGGCTGATTCCGCTGCTTGCCGTCGGCGGCCTCGCGCTCGGACTTCTCGCCGGACGCGGCCACGCCACGGACCAGACGCCAGCCGAATAAGCCCGGATCTCGCGAAGACATCATGCGGCGGCGAAAGCTGACGCGTGATCGCGCCTGCGCCCGCAGCCATCGCCGGCGGCGCACACGTTCCCTCACGCAACCGCGCGATCAGATCACGCCGACCGGCAAGGAGGCTTCAGGTCACGCAGCGTCCGGGCTGCAGCAGCTTGGCGACGTCGGTGAGCATGGAGACCACGGGCTCGCAGGCGATCGTCAGCTTCCCGTTCGTGGCGGGCCGGAGCGGGAGCGGCGTGGGCACGACGTTGCGTGAAACCTGCACCGCGGGGACGCGGATCAGCACCGAGGTCTCGGCAAGCCCGTCAAGCCGCAGCAAAATGGTGCGGGTGGGGGCGGCCGCTGCGACCGGCGGGCCAGACCGGTCGGTCTTGGCGGCGCGGTTGACGGTGGCGTCCGGAGCGGGCGCGGCGGCCTCAATGCCGCCCGTCATATCGTGGCCCGAGGCAAACTGCACGGCGGGAACCATCAGCGAAACGCCGATGGCGCCCAAAATACTCCAACTAGTCTTTGACATAGCCGTTCATCCCTCGCCCCATTGGCGATCGGGAAAACAACGCGCCATGGAACCGCGGGGTTCTCGAATTCACCATCACTTCACCGTGTACAAAAAAGTTTGGGGTGCCCTGGAACGACTTTTCTGCCGGGGAGTCATCCCGGCAGCCGGTTATTCCCCCCTGCCCCATTGACCGGCGACGGGGCGCGGCTGTGGTGATGCCAGCCGCGCCCTATTTTTTTGTTTTTTTGCGTTTTGCCGGGATGCCGGCCATTCGCCAGTCCGAAGACGCGAACCGCTCTCCCGCCGCTATCCCGGACGTTGCTGAGCGCCCAGCAGTTTGCGAAGGACGAGATCGAGCGCCGCGATTGCCTCGCGCTCGGCCTGCCTCGGATCGCGCGACATCGCGATGAGAAGGGCGAGCTCGTTGAGGGCTGCGAGCAGGATGTGTCCGATCGGTTCTATCATCGGCTCCGGCAGCAGGCCTTTCTTGGCAGCCGCCCGAAGCCCCGCCTTGACCACGCCAAAGCTGTGCTGCTCGTCGATCTGCCGCCAACGCACCCAGCCCACGATCGATGGCGCATCGATCAGCACGATGCGGCTTATGGTCGGGTCCCGCGCCAGCTTTATCCAGGCGAGACAGCCGGCCTTCAATGCCTCGACGCCGTCGGCGGAACCCCGCGCGGCCTTGACCGTGAGCTGAACCGCGTCGGCGTGGACCCGGATCAGCACCGCCTCGAAGAGCGCCTTCTTGTCGGTGAAATGATGGTAGAGCGAACCCCGGCTGACGCCTGATTGATGAAGCACCGCCTCGATCGACGTCGCCTCGTAGCCGTCGCGCGCAAACAGCTCCCGGGCAGCGGCGACGAGTAGCTCCCGCGTGCTTTGTCCCTTGGCAAGTCGTCCATCCATCGGGGCGCATCTTAGTTGACAAAACCGACCGATAGTCTATTAGTTGCTAGACTGATAGTCTAGTATTGTGGACTGTCGTTGGCACGGATTCGAGCCGGAGCGACGTCATGCCTTTGCTGACCGCCGAGCAGGCCCAGCGCACGATCACGACCAATCTGCCGCCGGTCGATCACCATAACGAAGTCGTCGAGGCGGTCGGCCCGGATACCCTTCGCCTGCGGCTGCCGTTCAGACCGGACTATCTGGGCGCTGAGCCCTGGCAGGACGGGAGCGGCCGGGTTTTTTCCGGACCGATGGTGATGGGCTTTGCGGACACTGCGATGTACTGCTGTGTCATGGCCGCACTGGGCACGAGCGTCATTCCGGTGATGGCCAATTTCAACGTCACCTTCCTGAGCCCGGCTCGGGCCGCGGATCTTGTTGCCGACGTGCGCATCGTGCGGCGCGGCGGTCGGCTCCATTACCTGGAGTGCTGGGTGAGTTCGGACGGCGAGTCCCACCCATGCGCGCACGTGACCTCGACGTACCGGGTCTCCCGGCGCGCCAACTGACTGTGGCCGGACGCGCGGCAGCGAAAGGCCGGCTTCGGGACCCGGAGCCGGACATGCCAATGGAGCCCGCCACCGCCGTCCATGCCGGCCGCACCCGTCCAGCCTTGCGCTCAGCTGGATAAGGCGGTGACGCGACGGATGGCCGCAAGGTTCCGCTGCATTTAACGTCGCCTGCCGAGCAGGCTATAAGCGGCAGAGCTTCAGCAGGACCTGCCCATTTCCGCATTGCACGAATTCCTCTCGATCGTCAGCCTCTCGCTCGGCGTCAGCCTGGCGGCGACCGCGATTGCGACCGCGGTCAGCCTGCCGGTCGGCTATGCGCTCGCAACCATCGCCTTCCCGGGACGCCGCGCGCTGGTCGTGCTCGCCAATGCGTTCTTTGGCCTGCCGCCGGTCGTGGTTGGCCTCGTGCTCTACCTCGTGCTGTCGCGCGCCGGCCCGCTTGGCTTCCTCGGCCTCCTGTTCACGCCGACGGCCATGGTGATTGCGCAGGCGGTGCTGGCGGCACCGATCATCACCGCACTGGTGCATCGGGCCGCTGAGCGGGCCTGGGCGCGCTATGGCGACGAACTGATCAGCGACGGGGCAACGCGCCGGCAGGCGATGCCGCAAATCCTCGCGATCATCCGCGCCGATATCGTGACAGCGGTGCTCGCCGGGTTCGGCCGCACCGTCTCCGAAGTCGGCGCGGTGATCCTGGTCGGCGGCAACATCCGCGGGCTGACGCGCACCATGACGACGGCGATCGCGCTGCAGACCAGCCAAGGCGACCTCGCGCTCGCACTCGCATTGGGTGCCGTGCTGGTCGGCATCAGCATATCCATCAGTGCGACGGTTTTTGCATTGGCCGGCAGCGCAAGCAGCGCGGGAAGTGAGGAAGCATGAAACGAACTGGGCTCGCCGTGGCGCTCGTGGCCGCATGTCTCTCGATCAGCCCGCTGTCCGCGGCCGAACAATCCATCATTCTCGCCTCTACGACATCGGTGGAGAATTCGGGCTTGCTCGCCGCGATCATGCCGGCATTCACGGCAAGGACCGGCATTGCCGTGCGCGTGGTGGCGCAGGGCACCGGCAAGGCCATCGACACGGCACGGCGCGGCGATGCCGACTTGCTGTTGGTTCACGATCCCGAAGCCGAGCAGCAATTCATGGCCGAGGGCCATGGCGCAAGCCGCCGGCAGATCGCCTGGAACGATTTTGTCATCGTAGGCCCCGCCGAGGACCCCGCCCATGTCCGCGGCGGCCATGACAGCGTCGCCGCGCTGTCGGCGATCGCGGCGGCCGGGGCGCCGTTCGTCTCCCGCGGTGACAAGAGCGGCACCAACGCCGCCGAGCTGCGGCTCTGGAAGCTTGGCGGCAGGACGCCGGAAATGCTCGCCGCCGAGAAATGGTATCGCGACATTGGCGGCGGCATGGGACAGGCGCTGAACGCGGCCAGCGCCATGGGCGCCTATACGCTGTCCGACCGCGGCACCTGGCTCAGCTTCGCCAACAAGGGCCCGCTGGTGATCGCGGTCGAAGGCGACGCCAGGCTCCTCAATCGCTACGACGTGATCGAGCTGAACCCGCAGAAGCATGCCGGCGCGAAGCTCGCCGCCGCCAAGATGTTCGCGGACTGGCTGGTCTCCGACGAGGGGCAGCGGGCGATCGGCGCTTTCCAGGTGAACGGACAAAAGTTGTTCAATCCGTCCGCATCTTCGCCGAAATGATCGTGGCAAATCCCCGGCACAAAGGGGATTTGCCATGAAACAGGCCGCCAATATCGAGATTCCCGAGACGCTGAAGGAGATCTGCGATCCGCGTCGGATGGCGCTGGTGGTCTACGACATGCAGATCGGCATCCTCCGGCAGATCAAGAACCCGGACGAGATCGTCAGCCGCGTCGCCAGGGTTCTGGCCGCGGCCCGCGCCGCCGGCGTCCGGGTGTTCTTCATGCGCCACATGTCGCTGCCGAAGGAGCTGATGGGCGCCTTCCAGTATCGGATGGCGATGGCCTGGCAGCGCCTGGACGATCCCACCGCGGTCGATCCATGGTTCTTGCGGGACTCGCCCGGCTTCGACATCACGCCCGAACTGAAGCCACTGCCGAGCGAGGCGATCTTCGACAAGATCACCATGTCGGCGCTCGAGGGCACGCCGCTTCCGATCGCGCTGCGCGACTGCGGCATCACGGCGATCGCGCTTGTCGGCGTCGCGATCGAGATCGGCATCGAGCCGACCGCGCGCCATGCCGCCGATCTCGGGCTCATTCCCGTCATCATCGAGAATGCCTGCGGAGGCGGCCACGCGGAGGCGGCGGCACGCTCGATCGAGGCGCTCAAATTCGCCGGCGACGCCGTCATCACCGACATCGACAGCTTTTGCCGCGCGCTCGCTTGAAAAGCGC
This genomic interval from Bradyrhizobium sp. NP1 contains the following:
- a CDS encoding TetR/AcrR family transcriptional regulator yields the protein MDGRLAKGQSTRELLVAAARELFARDGYEATSIEAVLHQSGVSRGSLYHHFTDKKALFEAVLIRVHADAVQLTVKAARGSADGVEALKAGCLAWIKLARDPTISRIVLIDAPSIVGWVRWRQIDEQHSFGVVKAGLRAAAKKGLLPEPMIEPIGHILLAALNELALLIAMSRDPRQAEREAIAALDLVLRKLLGAQQRPG
- a CDS encoding PaaI family thioesterase, which encodes MPLLTAEQAQRTITTNLPPVDHHNEVVEAVGPDTLRLRLPFRPDYLGAEPWQDGSGRVFSGPMVMGFADTAMYCCVMAALGTSVIPVMANFNVTFLSPARAADLVADVRIVRRGGRLHYLECWVSSDGESHPCAHVTSTYRVSRRAN
- a CDS encoding ABC transporter permease, with translation MHEFLSIVSLSLGVSLAATAIATAVSLPVGYALATIAFPGRRALVVLANAFFGLPPVVVGLVLYLVLSRAGPLGFLGLLFTPTAMVIAQAVLAAPIITALVHRAAERAWARYGDELISDGATRRQAMPQILAIIRADIVTAVLAGFGRTVSEVGAVILVGGNIRGLTRTMTTAIALQTSQGDLALALALGAVLVGISISISATVFALAGSASSAGSEEA
- a CDS encoding substrate-binding domain-containing protein, yielding MKRTGLAVALVAACLSISPLSAAEQSIILASTTSVENSGLLAAIMPAFTARTGIAVRVVAQGTGKAIDTARRGDADLLLVHDPEAEQQFMAEGHGASRRQIAWNDFVIVGPAEDPAHVRGGHDSVAALSAIAAAGAPFVSRGDKSGTNAAELRLWKLGGRTPEMLAAEKWYRDIGGGMGQALNAASAMGAYTLSDRGTWLSFANKGPLVIAVEGDARLLNRYDVIELNPQKHAGAKLAAAKMFADWLVSDEGQRAIGAFQVNGQKLFNPSASSPK
- a CDS encoding cysteine hydrolase, whose translation is MKQAANIEIPETLKEICDPRRMALVVYDMQIGILRQIKNPDEIVSRVARVLAAARAAGVRVFFMRHMSLPKELMGAFQYRMAMAWQRLDDPTAVDPWFLRDSPGFDITPELKPLPSEAIFDKITMSALEGTPLPIALRDCGITAIALVGVAIEIGIEPTARHAADLGLIPVIIENACGGGHAEAAARSIEALKFAGDAVITDIDSFCRALA